The DNA window ACGTTTTTTTCCTGGTCGGCGTCCAGAAAAGCCTGATGGCAAACGTCATCGATCACCTTGCGGCCGACCATGAATTTGACCAGGGCCTGCGTGTCGGTAACAAAGCTATTCATTTCCGACTTCCTCTTCCAGGTGTTTCCAACTCTCTTGTTTGAATTTCTTTAATTCCCCGAGATCAATATCATAGCCTTGTAATATTCCATGGAGCTTGATGATGTTCTTTGTCGTCTGCCGCTTCTCCTTGTGCTTCATGAAATCGATAAAATCAGCTACGGAACCTAAATCCTGACCCGAAAGACTAGCCAATTTAGTGTAAATTTCATGTCTTTTTATTGCTGTCTCATTCATTAGACACCTCATTCGTCAAATTCAAGTCATTGCCCCCGAAACCTTATTGACACTACTATGGTGTCCTTAAGTTCCTTTCGCGTCAAGGTTTTTGGTAGATACGAGACAAACGACCGCGAGGCCACTGCTCATGCCTGCCGCCGTAGCTACCATAAGGCACGAAGGTGACACGAAGGGGACGTCGGGGCAGAAGGTGAATGGTAGTCCACGCTGGGAGCAGGGTGCCGTACATATCCTGGATGCGCAGGCCCCCTCCCCGACCAACGTCCACGTCAATCCGCCAGGGTCTGACGCACCAAGTCTCGGAACGCCGCCAGGGAGACGACGGTCACCGCGCGCTTCAGCAGGGCCTGCAGGGCCGCCTCGGTCTCGATCTGCTCCAGGCTGCGGATCATGGCTTCCGGGACCGCCTCGAAGCGGGTCTCAAGAACCTCGACGATGCTCCGGCGCAGGGTACTGGTCCTCCCCTGCTGGAGGCCTTGCTGGAGGCCGCGCTCCAGACCCCGCTGTTCCCAACGCTCGGCAAGTGTCGGCATCCATCCCTCCATCGGCAAGCGCGCCATCGATGGCGGCGCGAAAGGCCTCCTCCTCCACCTGCGGCGCGGCTGCGGCCACATAGCGGAGCAGGGTTTCGACGTATTGCAGCCCGGTCTGGGAGCGGGCCAGATCGCGCATCAGGGCGAGAACCCCTGGCAGCCGGTCGCCCAGGTCGCCGGCAAAGATGTGCTTCGTGATCAACTGGTAGAGCAGGTCCGACAGGTGCTCGGCCAGTTGGGGATCGACGAAGCTGTCCTTCACCACGTCCAGGGAGGACAGATCCAGACAGGCGACCACTGCAGGCGGCAGATAGTTGGCAAGGAAGTCCCGGGCGGTGTCCGGCCGGCCCAGCACCTCTTTGACGAAGCGGTCATGGGGGTTGGCAACCTCGCTCATGGCCGTATCCTACGGGCCGACCGGGGGCTTGTCAACGCGGCCGGGCAAGGCTTCCGCCCATCACCGCCTTGAGCAGGCCCACCCCCTTTCTGATCGCCTCCTCCTCCAGATTGCCGTAGCCGATGACCAGCGTATCGTCATAGTCCCGGGTGGCGATGGCGTGGACGGCGGCGGGGTAGAAGCGCGCCCCCTGGGCCTCCACCGCTGCCAGCAGCCCCTGGTCGAAGACCCGGCCGGGGAAGCGGGCGGCCAGATGGAGGCCGGTGGCGCTGCCGAGCACCTGCGCGCGGGCCCCGAACTGGTCCCGGAGAGCGGCCACGGTGGCCGCCCGGCGGCGTTGATAGAGCCGTTTCATGCGGCCCAGGTGGCGGCGGTAGTGACCATCCCGGATGAAGGCGGCCAGGGCCAGCTGGGCGACGGTGCTGTTGTGGAGATCGCTCAGCCACTTCGCCTCCCGGGCCTGGCTGACGAGCCCCGGCGGCAGGACCAGATAGCCGGTGCGGATGGCCGGGCACAGGGTCTTGCTGAAGGTGCCGATGTAGACCACCCGCTCCGGATCGAGGCCGTGCAGAGAGGACAGCGGCGGGCCGTCGAAACGGAGCTCGGAGTCGTAGTCGTCCTCGATCACCAATGCACCGGTGGCTGCCGCGTAGCGCAGGAGATCGAGCCGCCGCTGGATGGGCAGGGTGGTGCCCGTGGGATACTGGTGGGAGGGGGTGACGTAGACCAGGGCCGGCGCGACACCGCCGGGCAGGCGATCCGTGATCAGGCCCTGGCTGTCCACCGGCACCGGCAGGATCTCGGCCCCCCGCTGCCGGAGGATGGCCGCGATGTCCCGGGTGATGGGATCCTCCAGGATCACCTGCCGGCGGTCCTGGAGCAGCAGCCCGCCGGCGATGCCGATGGCCTGGGTGGTGCCGGCGGTGACCACGATCTGGTCCGGATGGCACCGCACGCCCCGCTCCCGGGCCAGATCGTCCCGGATCGCCAGCCGCAGCTCCCGCCGGCCCTCGGGGTCGCCGTAGCCCAGGGCCTCAGGACCGCCGGCCAGGAAGGCCTGCGCCAGGAGACGCGCCCAGACCCGGACCGGGAAACGGGCCAGGTCCGGGGTGCCGGAGCGGAAATTGATCACCCCGGCCGGCGCCTGGTAGCCCATGTTGACCGCCGCCACCCCGGGCGGCCGGGGGGCGGCCGGCAGCGGGGGGCGGCTGGCACCGGCCGCCACGAAGGTGCCAGAGCCCTGGGCCGCCGCGGTGAAGCCCTCGGCAGCCAGGAGATCATAGGCCTCGAGCACGACGTTGCGGGCCACCCCCAGCTCCCGGGCCAGCTGCCGGCTGGCGGGTAGCCGGCAGCCGGCAGGCAGGACGCCGGTCAGGATCCGGCGGCGCAGATCCTCGTAGATCTGGCGGCACAGGGGGGTCGGCGAGGAGCGGTCGATGGGGAGAAACATGGCGGCAACCGGCAATTGGCCCCATCAGGATGACCGGAAAGTGGACCTTCCACAAGCCACTTTCCGTAGACTATCCTGCCAGCCATGCCAGCCGCCAACCGCAGCGACCACCCCCTTGGCTTCCTGACCGCCCCCAGCCGGCGCAACCGTCTGGCCGGGGCACTGCTTTTTGCCCTGGCCATGGCTTTCGGCGGCAGCTCGGTGGTGGTGAGCAAGGGCTGCCTGGTGGGGGCGCCGGTTGTGGCCACCACCTGTCTGACGCTGCTGGTGGCCCTGGTGGGCCTCCTGCCCCTGCAGTGGCGCCGGCGGCAGGAGCTGGCCCGGCTCAGCCGCGGCCAGCTGGCCAACCTGTTCTGGCAGGGGCTGTTCGGGATCGTGCTCTTCCGGATCCTGTCCCTGTATGGCCTGCGCCATACCGGCGCCACCCAGGCGGCGATCATCACCGGCACCACGCCCGCCATGATCACCCTCTTCTCGGTGCTCTTCCTCGGGGAGCGCCCGGGCCGGCGGCGTCTGGCCGCCATCGGGCTGGCGGTGGCCGGGGTCATGGTCATCAACCTGCGGCCAGGGGCTGGCAGCGGCGGCGAACAGCCCCTGGTGGGAAGCCTCCTGGTTCTGGGCGCCGTGGCCGCGGAGGCGGCCATGACCGTCTGCCGCAAGGCGGTGGCCGGCTCGGTGTCCGCGCTTTCCAACACCTTCGCTGTGGTGGCCATCTGCACCCTCATGACCCTGCCCCTGGCAGCGGTCGAGGGCCTGGGGGCGGGGCTGCGGCTGGATCGGGCCTTTGTTCTGGGGATCCTCTGGTACGGCTGGGGGGCAACCGTGCTGGGCTACCTGTGCTTCATGGCCGGTACCGCCCGGATCAGCGCCTCGGCCGCCGGGGTGCTGTCGGCCATGTTCCCGGTCAGCGCCGTCCTCCTGGCCACCCTCTTTCTGGCCGAGCCCTTCACGAGCCGCCAGCTCGCCGGCTGCAGCCTGGTGGTGGCTGCCATCCTCCTCACCGCCCTGGAGGGGAGAAGGAGGAGTCGGCCAGACGCTCCAGGGCCAGGCGCGCCTGGGCGGCGACGGTGGTCGCTTCGAGCTGGGGCGGGGTGAAAAGAAGGAAGGGGGCCGGATCGGTGCTGAGGGGCACCAGCTGCTGCCGGCAGGAGAGGGCGGCCAGAAGGCCCAGGGCCCGGGCGGCCAGACCCCGGAGCTCCGGCCGCGGGGAGCGAAGATAGCCGGGCAGATATTGCTCGGCCCGGTGGCGGCGCAGAAGCTGGGGCCGGGCTGCGGCCAGCCGGCCAAGCCCCCAGAGGAGGCCGGCCTGCAGGCCCTCGTGCTCCAGAAACGAGCCGTCCTCCCGCATGTAGGCCACCAGCATGTGGCCAAACTCGGCGGCAAGATCGGCATGGCAGGTCATGATCTCGGCCATCGCCTCCGGCGCCCCCCAG is part of the Thermodesulfobacteriota bacterium genome and encodes:
- a CDS encoding PLP-dependent aminotransferase family protein — its product is MFLPIDRSSPTPLCRQIYEDLRRRILTGVLPAGCRLPASRQLARELGVARNVVLEAYDLLAAEGFTAAAQGSGTFVAAGASRPPLPAAPRPPGVAAVNMGYQAPAGVINFRSGTPDLARFPVRVWARLLAQAFLAGGPEALGYGDPEGRRELRLAIRDDLARERGVRCHPDQIVVTAGTTQAIGIAGGLLLQDRRQVILEDPITRDIAAILRQRGAEILPVPVDSQGLITDRLPGGVAPALVYVTPSHQYPTGTTLPIQRRLDLLRYAAATGALVIEDDYDSELRFDGPPLSSLHGLDPERVVYIGTFSKTLCPAIRTGYLVLPPGLVSQAREAKWLSDLHNSTVAQLALAAFIRDGHYRRHLGRMKRLYQRRRAATVAALRDQFGARAQVLGSATGLHLAARFPGRVFDQGLLAAVEAQGARFYPAAVHAIATRDYDDTLVIGYGNLEEEAIRKGVGLLKAVMGGSLARPR
- a CDS encoding DVU0298 family protein, whose product is MSPAAGGEGIKRAAGRRRAVKGQVLALLQDSPDLAALLAGLAPLPAATAVQPLIGALCRPEPLLRWRSVLALGVTVARLADADLEAGRVVMRRLMWSLNDESGGIGWGAPEAMAEIMTCHADLAAEFGHMLVAYMREDGSFLEHEGLQAGLLWGLGRLAAARPQLLRRHRAEQYLPGYLRSPRPELRGLAARALGLLAALSCRQQLVPLSTDPAPFLLFTPPQLEATTVAAQARLALERLADSSFSPPGR
- a CDS encoding Rpn family recombination-promoting nuclease/putative transposase — translated: MSEVANPHDRFVKEVLGRPDTARDFLANYLPPAVVACLDLSSLDVVKDSFVDPQLAEHLSDLLYQLITKHIFAGDLGDRLPGVLALMRDLARSQTGLQYVETLLRYVAAAAPQVEEEAFRAAIDGALADGGMDADTCRALGTAGSGARPPARPPAGEDQYPAPEHRRGS
- a CDS encoding DMT family transporter — its product is MPAANRSDHPLGFLTAPSRRNRLAGALLFALAMAFGGSSVVVSKGCLVGAPVVATTCLTLLVALVGLLPLQWRRRQELARLSRGQLANLFWQGLFGIVLFRILSLYGLRHTGATQAAIITGTTPAMITLFSVLFLGERPGRRRLAAIGLAVAGVMVINLRPGAGSGGEQPLVGSLLVLGAVAAEAAMTVCRKAVAGSVSALSNTFAVVAICTLMTLPLAAVEGLGAGLRLDRAFVLGILWYGWGATVLGYLCFMAGTARISASAAGVLSAMFPVSAVLLATLFLAEPFTSRQLAGCSLVVAAILLTALEGRRRSRPDAPGPGAPGRRRWSLRAGAG